The genomic DNA CGCCGCCTTGGCGAGGCGCTCGGCCTTCGTCGCCGGCGCGAACAGGAGCGAGCGAAGGAGCGACGCCTCGGGCGCGGTCGACGTCGACATCACGCGGCCGCGCGCCGTCGCGCCTCAGGCGAGCCCGTACAGCTTGGCAGCGTTGAGCGCCGTCATCTTGCGGCGCTCGTCGTCCGGCACGCCGCGGAACATCTCGTCGACGGTCTTGCGCGTCTGGGGCCAGTCGCAGCCGTGATGCGGGTAGTCGGTCGACCACATGAGGTTGTCGACGCCGAGGAGGTGGCGGTTCTTCACGGCGTAGTGGTCGATCATGAAGGCCGACATCCAGTTGCGGCGGTAGTAGTAGCTGGGCTCGTGCTTCAGCTTGACGGGCAGCCAGCTCTTGTTGCGCCACCAGCGGTCGTCGAGTTGCTCCAGGATGTACGGGATCCAGCCCGAGCCCGTCTCGACAGCGACCCACTTCAATTCCGGGAAGCGGTCGTGCACGCCCGAGCTGATGATCTCCGGCATGTCGGTGATCATGTCGGCGGCGCCGACGTTCGCGAGCCCCGTGAGATCATCGCCGCGCTTGCCCTTGGGCTTCGGCTTCGCGACCTTGCGCATGACGCGCACGTGGAAGTGCACGGCCACCTTGGTCTGCTGGCACGCGTCCCAGAAGGGATCGTCGTCGGGGCCGATCTTGTCGCCGACCGACGGGAAGGTGTTGAGCCACACCCCGCGGAAGCCGAGCTTGAGGCAGCGCTCCATCTCCGCGATCGCCGCCTTCGTGTCGAGCGCGGGTATCGCGGCGAGCCCGATCAAGCGGTTCGGGTCGACCTTCATGATCTCCTGGACGAGCCAGTTGTTGTAGGCCTGCACCCCCGCGAGCTGGAACTCGGGATCGGGGTCGGAGAAGAAGTGGCTCATCATGCGCGCCGAGCCGAAGAGCACCTCGGCGTCGACGCCGTCGACGTCCTGCTCCTGCAGGCGCGGCTCGCCGCGGAAGTTTCCCTGGTTCGCGGCCGCGAACGTGACGCCCGTCCACCGGATGTCGTCGTGCGCCCGGCCGGCCGACGCGTAGATGCCGATCGGTGCGGGTGGGATGTCGGGCGCGAACTGCCACGCCTCGCCGCCCTCGCCGTCGGGGACGACCCGCGGCACCTTGTCGTGGAACTTCTTCGGCATGTACGTCGTCCAGATGTGGGGCGGCTCGAGGACGTGCGAGTCGGCGGAAATGAGCTGGTAGTCGCGCGGCATGGGGGCACCATATGGGAGAACGAACGTTCGTTTCAAGAGGGGATTTCGTGCTAGACCCCGGCATGGCCCCCTGGCTCCGGATCGCCACCTCCCGCCCGATCGTGCGCCGCGCCTGCGGATACGCGGTCGTCGTGGGCTCGGTCCTGATCGCGATCAACCACGGCGACGCGATCCTCGCCGGCGACCTGCCTCCGGGCCGGCTCGCGAGAATGGGGCTCACGGTGATCGTCCCGTACCTCGTGTCGACCTTCTCGAGCGTCGGCGCGACGCTCGAAGCGCAGCGGCGCGGCCATTGACCCACCGGAGCCGTGGGGTGGTATGCCTCGGCGCGGGTGCGCATCGCTCTTGTGAGTCTGGTCGTCGCG from Candidatus Eisenbacteria bacterium includes the following:
- a CDS encoding amidohydrolase family protein, with the protein product MPRDYQLISADSHVLEPPHIWTTYMPKKFHDKVPRVVPDGEGGEAWQFAPDIPPAPIGIYASAGRAHDDIRWTGVTFAAANQGNFRGEPRLQEQDVDGVDAEVLFGSARMMSHFFSDPDPEFQLAGVQAYNNWLVQEIMKVDPNRLIGLAAIPALDTKAAIAEMERCLKLGFRGVWLNTFPSVGDKIGPDDDPFWDACQQTKVAVHFHVRVMRKVAKPKPKGKRGDDLTGLANVGAADMITDMPEIISSGVHDRFPELKWVAVETGSGWIPYILEQLDDRWWRNKSWLPVKLKHEPSYYYRRNWMSAFMIDHYAVKNRHLLGVDNLMWSTDYPHHGCDWPQTRKTVDEMFRGVPDDERRKMTALNAAKLYGLA
- the nrtS gene encoding nitrate/nitrite transporter NrtS, producing MAPWLRIATSRPIVRRACGYAVVVGSVLIAINHGDAILAGDLPPGRLARMGLTVIVPYLVSTFSSVGATLEAQRRGH